The sequence ATGCAGGCGCTGATGATTATATTACCAAACCTTTTTCATTCGATGAAGTGCTTGCAAGAATAAATGCAATAATTCGAAGATCAGTTAATTCTAATGATATTTTGGAGTTCGAAGAACTGAAACTTGACTTAAACAAAAGAAAAGTATTTACTTCTGCCGGAGGAGACATTCATTTAACTGATAAAGAATTTGACCTACTAAAGTTTATGATCAGGAATAAGGGCGTTATTATCAATAAGGAATTACTCTGCAAAGAAATTTGGGATTTGAATTTTACCCCGCAAACAAATATCTGTGAAGCAACTATCAAAAACCTAAGGAAAAAAATCGAAGATATTACCGGGAAGAATTATATAAAAAATATTTACGGCGAAGGATATATTTTAATTGGAGAATAATATTAAGCTTCCCTTTTTAACACGGTCTGTTAAAAGATTGACAGCAATAAATATTGTTATTTTTTTCTTAGTACTATTGCTCTTTAATATCCTGCTCATGTTTTTAATTTATTTTATTCTTCATAATAATCTTGATAATAGAATTGCTCATGAAATCGAAAATATCAGCAAAGGATTATCCGTAAATAAAAATTCCATAACTGTAATTGATTCGAGTGAGTTTTATGAATCCGATCTATATGAATACAAGTCAACATCCTACTTCCTTCAGATATTCAATCTTCAAAAAAAACAAATAATAAACAGCAGAAATATTAATCTTTATAAATATATTCCTTATACTGAATTTGATACAACTAAAATTCAATCCACGAACAGTTACAGTTTCGAGGGAAAAAACTTCAGAGCAGGTTATCTAAAATTAATGAATACCGATGGAAATCATGAAGCTACATTGCGGCTAAGTATATTTGAAAGAGACTTTGAAATTATAGTTAATCAATTAATTATGTTCAACCTTATAGGTTTTTTCATTATAGCTTTGATTATTATTGCAGCCAGTGTTTTAGCCGCTAAAAAAACTTTCAAACCGATAAATAATATAATTGATAACGCAAACAGATTTAATGCTGAAAACCTGAGTAAAAGAATCAGTGTTAAGGCTGACCCGCTGGATGAGATAGGACGACTAAGAGATACATTAAACGGCCTGTTTCAAAGAATTGAAGACCACGTAAATGAGATAACACATTTCTCCGATCATGTATCGCATCAGTTAATGAACCCATTAACTGCAATTCGGACCGAGATCGAATATCAGTTAAAAAAAGAAAGAACTGCTGATCAGTACAAGGAAGCTTTGGTAGGGTTTGAGGGACAGGTAGATAACCTTATCAATATCATTAAAACGTTATTGATGATTGCTAAGAGCGGAAAAATAAAATCAGAATGCAAAAAGGTTTTTAGTTTGAGTAAGTTAATCAGAGGTGATGTCCTTAATTATTTTAAGAATTACAAAATAAAATATGAAATAGAAGACAATCTTTATTTGCGAGGTGAATCAGAAAAAGTATATATGGTTTTGCAAAACCTGATTCATAACGCACTTAAATATTCACCCGAATCGGAGGAAGTACTCGTAATAGCAAAATCTTTAAATGATAAAATAGTTGTCTCGGTACAGGATAATGGGATTGGGATTAATGATTTTGAGAAAGCTAACATCTTCCAAAAATTTTATCGTACGCCGCAGGCTGAAAAATTAGGTATAAAGGGTTTTGGCTTGGGCTTAAGTCTCGTAAAATCAATAGTAGAGGAAGCATCCGGTTCAATCGAAGTGATTGATAATAAACCAAATGGAACTATTTTTAATATTTATTTCAAACGCATTGAATTGAATTAGCCGAGATAAGATATCAACTCAAATCAAATTTGCTGCACAATTGGTAAACCACATTTGGCAATTCTACTTGCGGTACATTTTCACCTTGCCTGCTTGCTTAAAATATTTTATGTTTGTTTCAGTAATGATTCATTTATCTAAATACCGTCACGGCTTAAGCAAAACATTTTTGTTCATTTACTTTTTGTTTTTAGCGGTCAGTGTTTTTCATTTTCACCATATCAGTTTGTTAAATGAAAATTCTATCAAGACCGAATTACCGCAAAGAAACAATTCTGACATCATTTTAAGCGGCGTAACCTTTTGTCAGCTTGCGCAATTCAGCACCAGTATTTTTAATTTAGATTACTCGGCAGATAAACAGCTTAGCATTAAATATTTCTCAGTTCCTGCTTTACTAACGACAAATGAAGTTTTAGTTTCTAATTTTTATAATCTCGTAAATCCTCTTCGCGGTCCTCCCTCCTTCTCCTAAATATATTCAAAGCTTTATTGATGTGGAATTAGCTCCACAATAATTAATTAGTTTTAAAATAAATTTATTGGAGACTCTTTATGAGAAAAATATTTTTTTTCTTTTTTTGGCTTTCATGTTTTATAGTATTGAAAGCGCAATCGAACACAAATCCCGATATAAGTTTAATCGGAACGTTTAATACATATTCAAATTTTATAAGAGATACACCGGAATATGGCAAATTAAATTTTGAAACTCCTTCAATGGAGCTGTTCATTGATGGATATCTCAATCCTTACTCAAGGGCAACAGCCAATATTGCTTATGAAGATGGTGAATTTGCTGTAGAAGAATTGTATGCACAAGTGCTTCGAGGTTTGCCTCTTGATCTTCAAATTAAAGCAGGAAAATATTTAGTTGGCTTTGGTAAGATAAATACAATCCATCCGCACGCCTGGCCATTCTTAGAGCGTCCTTTGTTTCATCAAATTTATTTTGGAGCAGAAGGATTTAACGACATTGGGTTCGATGTAAGTTATGCCCTCCCCTTCGAGAATTTTTATTCTTCTTTAGATATTGGAATATTTAAAGGTGATGCAATTGCAAAAACCGTTGCTTCCGATCCTGAAGATGCTTCAACCTTTTACGACTTGCGGGGTAATAATCCGGTCTTTGTTGGAAGATGGGGTAATTTTTTTCAGTTAGATGATTACAGCGATCTTGAACTTGGTTTAAACGGCTCGTATGGCGTGCACTCGTATGATTACCTAACTTCTGATTCACGCAAAGCACTTTATTACACTTACACAGGTTTGGATTTCAAATATAAATATCGCGCTGATGCTTACACATCGTTAGTAATTCAAGGCGAAGGAATGTTAAACAGCAGAGAAGTTAATAGAACGACTGAAGATGCTTCATTGCCGAATGAAAACATCAAAACATTTGGTGCTTTCATCTATTTCGATTATCAATTTGCGAAACAATTTAGCGTCGGGGCAAAGTATGATTTCACTTATGGGATAATCGGCGATGAGCCTGGCTATGCAACTTTAAGTAATGATGATAAAAATAAAACTCAGGGTATTTCCGGTTGGCTTGGGTTCTATCCTGTTGAGGAAACTCTTGCCTTCAGGCTGGGGGCAGAAAATTTATTCTTCAATTATGCCTACGGAACTCCGAGAGATTCTGAAACAACGATAAAACTTCAGATGATATTTTCACTCGGACCACATAAAGCTCATCCATTCTAAATATTGAAAAGGAAATTAAAATGAAAAAAATAATATTATTAGCATTGTTCTTCATATTCAACCTTACATTTGCACAGGTGAATGTAGTAACTACAACTTCAACAATTTATGATCTTGTAAAAGAGATCGGCAAAGATAAAGTAGAAGTTGATTACCTTTG is a genomic window of Ignavibacteriales bacterium containing:
- a CDS encoding response regulator transcription factor, with the translated sequence MEILIAEDDYQIAATLKKHFLDEGIHSIIASDGEQAIKLFNSINFDLVLLDWKMPKFTGLEVCKNIRLQNEKIPILLITALVDISNKVEALNAGADDYITKPFSFDEVLARINAIIRRSVNSNDILEFEELKLDLNKRKVFTSAGGDIHLTDKEFDLLKFMIRNKGVIINKELLCKEIWDLNFTPQTNICEATIKNLRKKIEDITGKNYIKNIYGEGYILIGE
- a CDS encoding HAMP domain-containing histidine kinase, with translation MTAINIVIFFLVLLLFNILLMFLIYFILHNNLDNRIAHEIENISKGLSVNKNSITVIDSSEFYESDLYEYKSTSYFLQIFNLQKKQIINSRNINLYKYIPYTEFDTTKIQSTNSYSFEGKNFRAGYLKLMNTDGNHEATLRLSIFERDFEIIVNQLIMFNLIGFFIIALIIIAASVLAAKKTFKPINNIIDNANRFNAENLSKRISVKADPLDEIGRLRDTLNGLFQRIEDHVNEITHFSDHVSHQLMNPLTAIRTEIEYQLKKERTADQYKEALVGFEGQVDNLINIIKTLLMIAKSGKIKSECKKVFSLSKLIRGDVLNYFKNYKIKYEIEDNLYLRGESEKVYMVLQNLIHNALKYSPESEEVLVIAKSLNDKIVVSVQDNGIGINDFEKANIFQKFYRTPQAEKLGIKGFGLGLSLVKSIVEEASGSIEVIDNKPNGTIFNIYFKRIELN